In Actinomycetota bacterium, the following are encoded in one genomic region:
- a CDS encoding calcium-binding protein: MELSLRPGRLAPARRLATLSVGVLLVLVACVSPHVRVRRTEPDPSVPTPPGGGAYSCHGKPATIVGTSGDDRIRGTQGNDVIVALGGNDVVHGLAGDDIECGGPGNDVLFGGHGNDVVIGGSGDDSLFGSQDDDLLVGGPGDDGLFGEFGDDSLIGGSGNDMLTGGGGDPGRDRILGGPGDDAISGGPGDDTLIGGTGNDVLHGWTGNDRLVGQSGDDVLVGDDDDDVLSGGGGSDRLYGGDGQDRLKGGPDDDVLDAGPGTDTVDGGTGANVCLGQEAGASRCLPVVHRVSRRVAASKLTCDGQPATIVGSPGDDALIGTEGNDVIVGLGGNDVIDGMGGDDVICGGPGDDSLIGDTGNNWLSGGSGDDGVFGSFGSDRLSGGSGDDVLEGGAGTGRDDLFGGSGNDVLVAGDKSRHRLVGGPGDDVLLSGNGGDTIEGDGGADVVYGGDGGDRITGGPGNDRLYGGNQPDVVEGDDGDDIVDGGLGPDRLVGGPNADICLGGEKNLECEQVTPTMGHNPPPSP; the protein is encoded by the coding sequence ATGGAACTTTCCCTCCGGCCCGGCCGGCTCGCTCCCGCTCGACGCCTCGCAACGCTGTCCGTCGGCGTGTTGCTCGTGCTGGTGGCGTGCGTCTCACCGCACGTCCGGGTCCGCCGGACCGAGCCCGATCCCTCGGTGCCCACGCCCCCCGGGGGCGGCGCGTACTCGTGCCACGGGAAGCCCGCGACGATCGTGGGCACCTCCGGTGACGACCGCATCCGGGGCACGCAGGGGAACGACGTGATCGTGGCGCTCGGCGGCAACGACGTGGTCCACGGGCTGGCCGGCGACGACATCGAGTGCGGCGGCCCGGGGAACGACGTGCTGTTCGGCGGCCACGGGAACGACGTCGTGATCGGGGGCTCGGGCGACGACAGCCTGTTCGGTTCCCAGGACGACGACCTCCTGGTGGGCGGCCCGGGCGACGACGGGTTGTTCGGCGAGTTCGGCGACGACTCTCTGATCGGCGGCTCCGGGAACGACATGCTGACCGGCGGGGGTGGTGACCCGGGGCGGGACCGCATCCTGGGCGGACCGGGGGACGACGCGATCTCGGGCGGACCGGGCGACGACACGCTGATCGGCGGCACCGGGAACGACGTCCTGCACGGCTGGACGGGGAACGACCGGCTGGTCGGCCAGTCCGGCGACGACGTCCTGGTGGGGGACGACGACGACGACGTGCTCTCGGGCGGAGGCGGGAGCGACCGGCTGTACGGAGGCGACGGGCAGGACCGGCTGAAGGGCGGGCCCGACGACGACGTCCTGGACGCGGGGCCGGGGACGGACACGGTGGACGGGGGCACCGGCGCCAACGTGTGCCTCGGCCAGGAAGCGGGCGCGTCCCGGTGCCTTCCGGTGGTCCACCGAGTGTCCCGCCGTGTCGCTGCGTCGAAGCTCACCTGCGACGGGCAGCCCGCCACCATCGTGGGCTCGCCCGGGGACGATGCCCTGATCGGCACGGAGGGCAACGACGTCATCGTGGGCCTTGGCGGCAACGACGTCATCGACGGCATGGGGGGCGACGACGTCATCTGCGGCGGGCCGGGGGACGACAGCCTGATCGGCGACACCGGGAACAACTGGCTGTCGGGAGGCTCCGGCGACGACGGGGTGTTCGGCTCGTTCGGGAGCGACCGCCTGTCCGGTGGCTCGGGCGACGACGTCCTCGAGGGCGGGGCCGGGACCGGTCGGGACGACCTGTTCGGTGGATCGGGGAATGACGTCCTGGTGGCGGGGGACAAGAGCCGGCACCGGCTGGTGGGTGGCCCCGGAGACGACGTGCTGCTTTCCGGCAACGGCGGCGACACCATCGAGGGCGACGGGGGCGCCGACGTGGTGTACGGAGGAGACGGCGGGGACCGCATCACCGGCGGACCCGGGAACGACCGCCTGTACGGCGGGAACCAGCCGGACGTCGTGGAGGGCGATGACGGCGACGACATCGTGGACGGCGGCCTCGGCCCGGACCGCCTGGTGGGAGGGCCGAACGCCGACATCTGCCTGGGTGGCGAGAAGAACCTGGAGTGCGAGCAGGTGACGCCGACCATGGGGCACAACCCGCCACCATCGCCGTGA
- a CDS encoding ABC transporter substrate-binding protein: MPGVYRRGGIATDIATGTELAGYRIERVLGRGGMGVVYLATDLRLKRRIALKVLAPELAEDQSFRDRFVRESELAASLEDPNVVPIHEAGEADGQLFIAMRYVEGTDLGTLIRELGPLDPARTASIVMQVASALDAAHGRGLVHRDVKPANILVSLRDQSRGEHVYLTDFGLIRRMAHPTALTRTGQLMGTLDYVAPEQVRGQAVDGRTDVYSLGCVLYECLAGRPPFQSDLEVTILYAHLEEPPPKVTARRPEVPAAIDDVVAKAMAKQPEDRYETAGALAEAARDALVGGASLAVTAPPLIERRPSMRSRRWLLPAVAALAVAALLAATLPFVLRGGGHSSPSGKPRLTGIEADSVGLIDLRTNRLTAAIPVGSRPSAIAQGFGAVWVANATAGTVSRIDPKTRSVVQTVTVGGSPAGIAVGSGAVWVTDSDGRRVLRINPATNTVVKATTVGNGPSGIAVGSGAVWVADTADDAVSRIDPDTGKVATVIQVGSRPMGVAVGAAVWVTNNADGTVSRIDPATNTVTAFVRVGNGPAGIAVAPDAVWVANNLDGTVSRIDPGTATVAEADPVGDGPLGVALGGGAVWVTNEFDGTVTRLDPATKRTSTVSVGSAPQAAVVLDGSLWVAAQGSGSAHRGGTLQLVSSSLPFPKAIDPGVSYYPASWQVLITTNDGLVAFKGVGGPGGSSIVPDLATSIPAPTDGGTTYTFQLRPGIHYSDGQTVKPEDVRIAIERLFRSHSPVVDAGYYQVILGGSACAKEPATCDLSAGIVTDDSAGTVTFHLTAPDSEFLYKLALPFADVVPAGSPAPDPSRFVPATGPYMIQSYTPGAQDGQVGSLVLVRNPQFHEWSPAAQPDGYPDSIVWRIGLGEQAAVTQVEQGGADYDFDGPPPGQLDELTTRFTERVHLYPQSATYGMVMNTTQPPFDDPRVRQALNYAVDRAALVKGFGVALPTCQLIPANFPGYRPFCPYTLDPTASGTWTAPDMARAERLVQASHTAGMKVTVWTTTEFPGLDAIARSFVGLLESLKYRASLHVVTHGDYFGQIQDSGTRMQLGGSGWFADYPAPSNFIQLVSCKAFVPNSTGNINAAEFCDPAIQSLIDRALALQVTDPPAADEVWATVDRKVTLAAPWVPVLNPAGVDFVSGRVGNYEHNPQWGLLIDQLWVK, encoded by the coding sequence ATGCCCGGTGTATACAGGCGCGGGGGGATCGCCACGGACATCGCAACCGGAACCGAGCTGGCCGGCTATCGCATCGAACGGGTGCTCGGCCGGGGCGGGATGGGCGTGGTGTACCTGGCCACCGACCTCCGGCTGAAGCGGCGGATCGCCCTGAAGGTCCTCGCCCCCGAGCTGGCGGAGGACCAGAGCTTCCGGGACCGGTTCGTCCGGGAATCCGAGCTCGCGGCCTCCCTGGAGGACCCCAACGTCGTGCCCATCCACGAGGCCGGAGAGGCCGACGGCCAGCTGTTCATCGCGATGCGCTACGTGGAGGGAACGGACCTCGGAACCCTGATCCGTGAGCTCGGGCCGCTCGACCCGGCGCGGACTGCATCGATCGTCATGCAGGTGGCGAGCGCGCTGGATGCGGCACACGGGCGCGGGCTGGTCCATCGGGACGTGAAGCCGGCGAACATCCTGGTCTCGCTGCGAGACCAGTCGAGAGGTGAGCACGTGTACCTCACCGACTTCGGCCTGATCCGGCGCATGGCCCATCCCACCGCGCTCACCCGCACCGGCCAGCTCATGGGGACCCTCGACTACGTCGCCCCCGAGCAGGTCCGCGGACAGGCTGTGGACGGCCGCACGGACGTCTATTCGTTGGGCTGCGTCCTGTACGAGTGCCTGGCCGGACGGCCCCCGTTCCAGAGCGACCTGGAAGTCACCATCCTCTACGCCCATCTGGAGGAGCCGCCGCCGAAGGTCACCGCCCGGCGGCCCGAGGTCCCGGCTGCCATCGACGACGTGGTGGCGAAGGCGATGGCCAAGCAGCCCGAGGACCGGTACGAGACCGCCGGTGCGCTGGCCGAAGCCGCCAGGGACGCCCTGGTGGGAGGGGCATCCCTCGCAGTGACGGCACCGCCACTCATCGAGCGGCGGCCGTCCATGCGGTCGAGGAGATGGCTCCTGCCGGCCGTGGCCGCCCTTGCCGTGGCCGCCCTGCTGGCGGCGACCCTCCCGTTCGTGCTCCGCGGCGGCGGCCACTCCTCGCCGTCCGGAAAGCCTCGGCTCACCGGCATCGAGGCCGACTCCGTCGGGCTCATCGACCTCCGCACGAACCGGCTGACGGCCGCCATCCCCGTGGGCTCGAGGCCCTCCGCCATCGCCCAGGGGTTCGGGGCGGTGTGGGTGGCGAACGCGACGGCCGGCACCGTCTCCCGGATCGACCCGAAGACCAGGTCGGTCGTGCAGACCGTCACGGTGGGAGGAAGCCCCGCCGGGATCGCGGTGGGATCGGGGGCCGTCTGGGTGACGGACAGCGACGGCCGGCGAGTCCTTCGCATCAATCCCGCGACGAACACGGTCGTGAAGGCCACCACGGTGGGCAACGGCCCTTCCGGCATCGCCGTCGGCTCGGGCGCGGTGTGGGTGGCCGACACGGCGGACGACGCGGTGTCCCGCATCGACCCCGACACGGGCAAGGTCGCCACGGTGATCCAGGTGGGGTCCCGTCCCATGGGGGTGGCGGTGGGGGCCGCGGTCTGGGTCACCAACAACGCAGACGGGACCGTGTCGCGGATCGACCCGGCCACCAACACGGTGACGGCCTTCGTGCGCGTGGGCAACGGTCCGGCCGGGATTGCGGTGGCCCCGGACGCCGTGTGGGTGGCGAACAACCTCGACGGGACGGTCTCTCGGATCGACCCGGGAACCGCCACCGTCGCGGAGGCCGACCCGGTCGGGGACGGGCCCCTGGGGGTGGCCCTGGGCGGCGGCGCCGTGTGGGTCACGAACGAGTTCGACGGGACCGTGACCAGGCTCGACCCGGCCACCAAGCGCACGTCCACGGTGAGCGTCGGGAGCGCGCCACAGGCTGCGGTGGTCCTCGATGGGTCCCTGTGGGTGGCGGCCCAGGGATCGGGCAGCGCCCATCGCGGGGGGACCCTCCAGCTGGTGTCGAGCTCGCTCCCGTTCCCGAAGGCGATCGATCCGGGGGTCTCGTACTACCCGGCGTCGTGGCAGGTCCTCATCACCACCAACGACGGCCTGGTGGCGTTCAAGGGCGTGGGGGGCCCCGGCGGCTCGTCCATCGTCCCGGACCTCGCGACGTCGATCCCTGCCCCCACCGACGGCGGAACCACCTACACGTTCCAGCTCCGTCCGGGCATCCACTACTCCGACGGCCAGACCGTGAAGCCTGAGGACGTCCGCATCGCCATCGAGCGGCTGTTCCGATCGCACTCGCCCGTCGTCGACGCCGGCTACTACCAGGTCATCCTGGGCGGCTCCGCCTGCGCGAAGGAACCGGCCACGTGTGACCTGTCCGCGGGGATCGTCACGGACGACAGCGCCGGGACCGTCACCTTCCACCTGACGGCGCCCGACTCGGAGTTTCTGTACAAGCTGGCGCTCCCGTTCGCGGACGTCGTGCCCGCAGGAAGCCCGGCCCCCGACCCCAGCCGGTTCGTTCCCGCGACCGGGCCGTACATGATCCAGAGCTACACGCCCGGGGCACAGGACGGCCAGGTCGGGAGCCTGGTGCTCGTCCGGAACCCCCAGTTCCACGAGTGGTCGCCCGCCGCCCAGCCCGACGGGTACCCCGATAGCATCGTGTGGCGGATCGGCCTCGGCGAGCAGGCCGCGGTGACCCAGGTCGAGCAGGGCGGCGCCGACTACGACTTCGACGGGCCGCCCCCCGGCCAGCTGGACGAGCTGACCACGCGGTTCACCGAGCGGGTTCACCTGTATCCGCAGTCGGCGACGTACGGCATGGTGATGAACACCACCCAGCCGCCGTTCGACGACCCTCGCGTGCGGCAGGCCCTCAACTACGCCGTGGACCGGGCGGCCCTCGTGAAGGGCTTCGGGGTGGCCCTCCCCACCTGCCAGCTCATCCCTGCCAACTTCCCCGGCTACCGGCCGTTCTGCCCCTACACGCTCGACCCCACCGCCAGCGGTACGTGGACGGCGCCCGACATGGCCCGGGCCGAGCGGCTCGTCCAAGCTTCGCATACAGCGGGGATGAAGGTGACGGTGTGGACGACCACGGAGTTCCCCGGCCTCGACGCCATAGCCCGGAGCTTCGTCGGGCTCCTGGAGAGCCTGAAGTATCGTGCCAGCCTTCACGTCGTCACCCACGGCGACTACTTCGGCCAGATCCAGGACTCCGGGACTCGCATGCAGCTGGGCGGGTCCGGCTGGTTCGCCGACTACCCCGCCCCCTCGAACTTCATCCAGCTGGTGAGCTGCAAGGCGTTCGTCCCGAACTCGACCGGCAACATCAACGCCGCGGAGTTCTGCGATCCGGCGATCCAGTCGCTCATCGACCGCGCGCTGGCCTTGCAGGTGACCGATCCGCCGGCGGCGGACGAGGTGTGGGCCACGGTCGATCGCAAGGTCACCCTCGCGGCTCCTTGGGTGCCCGTGCTGAACCCGGCGGGGGTCGACTTCGTCTCGGGCCGGGTGGGGAACTACGAGCACAACCCGCAGTGGGGGCTCCTGATCGACCAGCTCTGGGTGAAATAG
- a CDS encoding AMP-binding protein has protein sequence MPTLPELADLHDATHGDYERLHFQGRTHSSLELSGMAKRFAAGLLDVGLEPDDRVLVMLPNGPEVGTVYQAAWRAGGAVTPVLFLLSPHEVARIAREAEPTVAVTSPAFLPVVREALAGAPPVRCVVTTGPAEAGTVSFDELLSRGSLEAPVPRRDDDLAALLFTGGTTGASKGVMLTHRNIAFDAQAGAASAEIGDAEVGLTALPLAHAYGILVAATGLFVKAFGVLLPWFEPEAFLDAIERFRVTRTAVVPTMLQFLLQMPLEDHDLSSLRVVTSGAAPLPVEVIRQWEERTGSAIVEGYGCTEATAAISVERPSLPRKPGSVGLPLPGIEVRIVDEEEREVPPGDSGEICCRGPSVMAGYWRQRDETAAVLRGGWLHTGDVGRFDEEGYLYVVERKKDIIIRGGINVFPRDVEDVLSEHPDVAMAGVVGRPDEVYGEEVVAFVVPRSGSGVTEAEVLAFASERLGKHKRPQEVRFTPSLPLTPVGKVARKELRTLL, from the coding sequence GTGCCGACCCTTCCGGAGCTGGCCGACCTGCACGACGCCACCCATGGTGACTACGAACGGCTGCACTTCCAGGGGCGCACGCATTCGTCGCTGGAGCTCTCGGGCATGGCGAAGCGGTTCGCGGCCGGGCTCCTCGATGTCGGCCTGGAGCCGGATGACCGGGTCCTGGTCATGCTGCCGAACGGGCCGGAGGTCGGGACCGTGTACCAGGCGGCATGGCGGGCCGGCGGGGCGGTCACGCCGGTGCTGTTCCTGCTCTCACCGCACGAGGTCGCCCGGATCGCCCGGGAAGCCGAGCCGACGGTGGCCGTGACCAGCCCGGCGTTCCTTCCGGTGGTACGGGAAGCCCTGGCCGGCGCGCCGCCGGTCCGGTGCGTGGTGACCACCGGCCCCGCCGAGGCCGGAACGGTCTCGTTCGACGAGCTGCTCTCGCGAGGGTCGCTCGAGGCCCCGGTGCCGCGGCGGGACGACGACCTGGCCGCGCTGCTGTTCACGGGCGGGACCACCGGGGCGTCGAAGGGGGTGATGCTGACCCACCGCAACATCGCCTTCGACGCCCAGGCGGGCGCCGCGTCGGCCGAGATCGGCGACGCGGAGGTCGGCCTCACCGCGCTGCCCCTGGCCCACGCGTACGGGATCCTGGTGGCCGCCACGGGGCTGTTCGTGAAGGCGTTCGGGGTGCTGCTGCCGTGGTTCGAGCCGGAGGCGTTCCTGGACGCCATCGAGCGGTTCCGGGTGACCCGCACGGCCGTGGTGCCGACGATGCTCCAGTTCCTCCTCCAGATGCCGCTGGAGGACCACGACCTGTCCTCGCTGCGCGTGGTGACCTCGGGCGCGGCGCCGCTGCCGGTGGAGGTGATCCGGCAGTGGGAGGAACGGACGGGCTCGGCGATCGTGGAGGGCTACGGGTGCACCGAGGCCACCGCCGCCATCAGCGTGGAGCGGCCCAGCCTGCCCAGGAAGCCCGGGTCGGTGGGCCTGCCGCTTCCCGGGATCGAGGTGAGGATCGTGGACGAGGAGGAACGGGAGGTCCCGCCCGGCGACTCGGGCGAGATCTGCTGCCGCGGCCCCAGCGTCATGGCGGGCTACTGGCGCCAGCGCGATGAGACGGCCGCCGTGCTGCGAGGCGGCTGGCTCCACACCGGGGACGTCGGGCGCTTCGACGAGGAGGGCTATCTGTACGTCGTGGAGCGGAAGAAGGACATCATCATCCGAGGCGGGATCAACGTGTTCCCCCGGGACGTGGAGGACGTGCTCTCGGAGCACCCAGACGTGGCTATGGCCGGCGTGGTGGGGCGGCCGGACGAGGTGTACGGCGAGGAGGTCGTGGCCTTCGTGGTCCCGCGGTCGGGCTCGGGTGTGACCGAGGCGGAGGTGCTGGCGTTCGCCTCCGAGCGGCTGGGCAAGCACAAGCGACCCCAGGAGGTCCGGTTCACGCCTTCCCTGCCGCTCACCCCGGTGGGGAAGGTCGCGCGCAAGGAACTCCGCACGCTCCTGTAG